A segment of the Symmachiella macrocystis genome:
CGACCTCGTTGTCGTCAAGAATCTGGCGAAAATCGCCGATTGCCTGCGGAGTCGGTCCGCCTGCCTTTTCGACGGCTCCGACAGCGGCTTCAGCGCGCGTCTTATCGACGTCGCACACATACTTGACTTCGCAGCCGGACTGCTTGGTGAACGATTGTGCCAATGAACGACCGCGACTCATGCCCATGACGCCGACGACGACCTTAGCAGAGGCGGCATTTGCAGCGAAGCTTGTTCCCGTCGATGCCGCGACGCCGATGGCCGCTCCCGTGAGAGCGGATTGATTGAGAAAAGAACGCCGGTTGAGAGCATCGGCCATAACGAAATACTCCTGGGTCGTGGTTGCGAAATAGCTGCAAGTTAGTATTGATGTTCGTTGATATGAGTGTACCAAATCACGCGACGATCGTCGAGTTGAAGCCTGTCCAATTGGGAATTCTCTGTCGAATCAACAGGGACGGGGAGCAGTCTTGCGAAACTATTCGGGGTGGGCGGTGTTCATACTAGGCAGGGTGATATGCTCAACGGAGAGCGTACGCCCTGCGGTTGTCTCCATCGAAACGAACCAATAAGGTTATTTAGGGGTGGCGGTCAGAGACTTTCCCTGCGAACAGGGACACGACAATCTGCGAGCCGCTTTTGAAATGTGCTTGTCAATTTTTTGTTAATTACGCTGGGGAAGCGACAATGAAAATCTTCGTCCCATGTCTGGTGATTCTCGCCGGTTTGTCGACCAATTTAATGGCGGAAGAACCCGCTGAACAACGAGAATTCAACTGGCCCGAATGGCGAGGTCCGCTGGCGACCGGCGTGGCTCCCCACGGCAATCCGCCGCTCAAGTGGAGCGAAGAGGAAAATGTCGACTGGAAAGTCGAAATCCCCGGACTCGGGTATGCGTCACCTATCGTGTGGGGCGACCAGGTGTTCGTTTTGACTGCAGTTGACACGGGAAAGAAAGGAGAACCAACGGCCAAGCCCGAGGCTGCCGCGGCCGAGGAGCAGCGGCCCGAAGGTGATCGCCCCCGGCGACGAGGACGCGGTCGTGGGGGACGCCGACGCCGGCCGTCTGAGGCTCCGTCGAACATTCACGATTTTGTGGTGATGAGCATTGATCGTAAAAACGGTGAGGTGATTTGGAAAAAGACAGCGCGCTCGCAGGTTCCCCACGAAGGGTTCCGCCCCGGCGACAACAGTTTTGCCTCCGCCTCACCGGTCACCGACGGTAAATATTTGTACGCCTCTTTTGGATCGTTCGGCATCTATTGCTACGACCTGAACGGCAAGTTGATTTGGGAAAAAGACCTGGGCGATTTTCACATGCGCAATGGATTCGGCGAAGGGGGAACGCCCGCGCTGTATGGCGATTGGTTGATTGTGAATTGTGACCAGGAAACTAATTCGTTTATCGTTGGCATGAACGCTAAAACAGGTGAAATTCAATGGAAAATCGACCGCGACGAGGCTTCCAGTTGGGGGACTCCGTTGATCGTCGAATTTGACGGTAAAACACAAGTTGTCGTCAACGGCGCCAATCGCGTACGGAGCTACAATATCACCAACGGCAAGGTGATCTGGGAATGCGGCGGCCAAACCGGAAACGTCATTCCAGCGCCGGTGCGTTTGGGCGACAACGTGGTCTGCATGTCGGGATGGAAGGGAACGGCCATCTTTTCGATTCCCTTGTCCGCCAAGGGAGATATTTCTGGCACCGACACGATCAACTGGTACTACGATCGGAGTTCGGATTATCGCGCGGGAACGCCGTATGTCCCGTCGCCGTTGCTGTATGGCGACGCGTTGTATTTTCTCAAGTCGTATAACGGAATCCTGACGCGGATGTCGGCGGTGACCGGTGAAGTCGATTACGACAACAAGCGACTGGGGAGTATTTCACGCGTGTACGCTTCGCCGGTGGGGGCTACTGACCGGGTTTATATTACCGGACGCGGCGGGACGACGATGGTGCTGAAACTCAGCCCCGAGTACGAAGTCTTGGCGACAAATAAGCTGGACTCGCCGGTTGACGCGACTCCCGCAATCGTTGGGGATCAGATGATCGTGCGGGGGCAAAAGTATTTGTATTGCTTTCGAGAGAAATAGTAGTCAAAGTGAGAGTTCGCACTCGGTGGTTTGGGCGGTTGGGCCAACGGTGGCTGCGCGCCTCAACTGCCCCTTGCCGGAGTCATCACAGGCACGTCGATCCAACGGTGGACGCGATGTCCGGCCCCATCTTGCCCGCTATTAAGGAGCACAGGATTCGTGAGTCATTTCCGTCCGATGTCCTGCAATCGCTCACGGCGACAACTGATCGTGCTCCTGTTCATGGCAGTGGTCACTTTCTCTTCGGCCACGCTGACGAATGCCGCCGAGGAAAAAACGAAACGCCGCCGCAAGTCCCGCAAGGCGGCCGCTGCAGAACAAGCAGCGGGCCCGCGCAACTATCGCTCCAAAAACTTCATCATGCATACCGATCTGCCTAAGAAGGAGGCGCAAGATCTTCTTAAGCGGATGGAGACCATGTTGCGGTTGATCTCCCGGTATTGGGGAGCTCCCTGTCGAAAGACAATTGAATGCTACGTCGTCAAGGATTTGCAAAAGTGGCCGCCCGGTTCATTGCATCCGCGAGGCGTGCAAAGTATTGCCGCCGGCGGCGGTGTGACGCTCAGTCAATCACAAGCCTTGCTGTCTAACCAACAGATTATCGATGCCGACGCCGTCGTGTATGCCGTGGCAAAACGCGGCGTACCGCTGCATGAAGCGGTCCACGCCTATTGTGCGTTGACCTTCGGCCGGACCGGCCCGACGTGGTATTCAGAAGGCATGGCGGAAATGGGGAATTACTGGCGGCAAAACGATTCCAGTGTCAAGCTGGAACCGATTGTGCTCCAGTACCTGCAGAATTCCGAGACCAAAAAACTGGAGGAGATCGTCTACGGCGCACAAATCAGCGGGGACTCCTGGCGGGAGTATGCCTGGAGGTGGGCGTTGTGCCATTTGCTGGCCAACAATCCGAACTATGCCAAACGATTTCGTCCGTTGGGACTCGCCTTGCTGAACAAACAAAACGTCGATTTCAAACAGGTCTATGGGGCCATGTTCCAGGAGATCGTGTTTGAATACGAATTCTTCATCCAGCATCTGGACCAGGGACTTCGGTCCGACTTGATCAGTTTCGATTGGAAACGCAAATTCCGAAAAAGCCGCGGGAATTCGCGGGTCCGTGTCAAAATCTCAGCAGGCCGCGGTTGGCAACCGTCGGGATTGATGGTGGATGCCGAAATCGAGTACCAATTCAGCGTCGAAGGACATTGGAAGCTCGCGAAAAAAGGTCCAGAACTCGATGCCGATGGGACGGTGATCCTCCCCCCACCAACACCTGACGGGAACGACAAAGTGATCGTCTCAGCCAAACCCGCACCCGAAAAGTCGGCTGATGCCAACGACGGCAATGAGGCTCCCGCCGCAGGACAACTGCTCGGCATCGTCTTGGTCTATGACGAAGATACCGGGTACCGGCTTTCCAAGCCGTTCAACTTGGGCCGTTACGGAACTTTTACCGCCCCGGCAACGGGAAACCTTTATCTGCGTTGTCATGACAAATGGAATGAAATCGCTGATAACTCCGGAACTGTGTCGGCGTCGATCAAGGAACAAGGAATGGGGGCCCCGTTGAAAGAGCCGAATGCTGAAGTTTTGCGGACTAACAAAGTGAGGTCCACCAACAAATAGTTGAATAATCTGCTCCGAGTTTTTTTGCGGGGCATGCTTCACCAAGATTGAATCGAGACACTTTAAAGAAAATTCGATGATGCTCACTACAACCACGGGACGGATAGCATTTAAGGAGTGGGCGGCGGTCTGCCAGACGCTGCGGACCGGTCGGCAAATCGCCATTTTTCGCAAAGGGGGCATCCACGAAGGGCGCGAAGGGTTTCGCGTGGAGCATGATGCCTTTTGGATGTTTCCGACTTACGAGCATCAATCTCGGGAAGGCCTCTCCGACGAGGCGGCCGATTTGCTGGAACTGTCCCAGGCGA
Coding sequences within it:
- a CDS encoding PQQ-binding-like beta-propeller repeat protein, with the protein product MKIFVPCLVILAGLSTNLMAEEPAEQREFNWPEWRGPLATGVAPHGNPPLKWSEEENVDWKVEIPGLGYASPIVWGDQVFVLTAVDTGKKGEPTAKPEAAAAEEQRPEGDRPRRRGRGRGGRRRRPSEAPSNIHDFVVMSIDRKNGEVIWKKTARSQVPHEGFRPGDNSFASASPVTDGKYLYASFGSFGIYCYDLNGKLIWEKDLGDFHMRNGFGEGGTPALYGDWLIVNCDQETNSFIVGMNAKTGEIQWKIDRDEASSWGTPLIVEFDGKTQVVVNGANRVRSYNITNGKVIWECGGQTGNVIPAPVRLGDNVVCMSGWKGTAIFSIPLSAKGDISGTDTINWYYDRSSDYRAGTPYVPSPLLYGDALYFLKSYNGILTRMSAVTGEVDYDNKRLGSISRVYASPVGATDRVYITGRGGTTMVLKLSPEYEVLATNKLDSPVDATPAIVGDQMIVRGQKYLYCFREK